The Sphingobacterium bambusae genome includes a window with the following:
- a CDS encoding CDP-alcohol phosphatidyltransferase family protein — MKKHLPNTLTCLNLFSGCLGVLFALEESYLLTFYCVLASGIFDFFDGMVARALHVKSNIGKELDSLADMVSFGFLPGVVLYMLLRSASASAYLPYLGFVVTIFSALRLAKFNVDDRQTVDFIGLNTPMNTFVVMALPFIAQERGLSFPVYFLLPAIAVLSFLLVSEIRLFSMKLSSLAWRENQFKYLFLLLSVVLIVVFKFMALPLILLAYILFSFLHFAREKSKSS, encoded by the coding sequence ATGAAAAAACACCTGCCCAATACGCTGACTTGTCTCAATCTATTTTCGGGATGTCTCGGTGTATTATTTGCTTTAGAAGAATCTTACCTGCTGACATTCTATTGTGTACTCGCCTCTGGGATATTTGATTTTTTTGATGGTATGGTCGCCCGCGCGCTCCACGTGAAATCGAACATAGGTAAGGAGTTGGATTCACTGGCAGATATGGTAAGTTTTGGGTTTCTGCCGGGAGTGGTGTTGTACATGTTGTTGCGCTCAGCCAGCGCTTCTGCCTATTTGCCGTATTTGGGTTTCGTGGTGACGATTTTTTCAGCGCTGCGCTTGGCCAAGTTCAACGTTGATGATAGACAGACGGTTGATTTTATAGGGCTCAATACGCCCATGAATACTTTTGTGGTGATGGCGCTTCCCTTCATCGCCCAAGAGCGCGGGTTGTCTTTCCCTGTCTATTTCTTATTGCCGGCTATTGCAGTACTTAGTTTTTTGTTGGTTTCGGAGATTCGGCTGTTTAGTATGAAGCTTTCGTCATTGGCTTGGCGAGAAAACCAATTCAAGTATCTCTTTTTGTTGTTGAGTGTGGTATTGATCGTTGTGTTCAAATTTATGGCTCTGCCTCTCATTCTTCTTGCCTACATTCTTTTTTCTTTCTTGCATTTCGCAAGAGAAAAATCCAAGTCGTCTTAA
- the sppA gene encoding signal peptide peptidase SppA, with protein sequence MRSFFKYVLATVTGITIVVILFFVLIIGLVMSTISQSSSKDADVPSNAVLYVSLNHDITERTSENPLEGLNMPGYASTKSLGLNDIVARIAAAKTDSRIKGIYLNPSYVNTGMASLKEIHDALQDFKSSGKFIVAYSDSYTQKAYYLASVADKIYLNPEGSLEFNGLSSSIAFVKEALQKLGVEMQVVKVGTYKSAVEPFLLNEMSPANRLQVTSYLESMYGSFLENIAEGRKISVDSLRYVADNYLIRNAEDAVKHKFVDGRLHKDELLTEIKKRLGVEEKKDIPAVSLLDYTGGSTSEQTGDRIAVVYAYGDIVDGEGSDTNIGGDRFSRELRKLRRDDRVKAVVLRVNSPGGSALASDIIAREVELTRQVKPIVVSMGDYAASGGYYISALADSIFAERETLTGSIGVFGLIPNLQGLLNNKLGVHFDEVKTGRFSGLMSSPDKPLTEEERAIIQGDVNRVYNTFIGKVAQGRKLSTNAVDSIGQGRVWTGLQAEGHGLVDGIGGIDRAISAAAAKAKLKNYKLAYYPTVKDPFSSILGTSKERIKAWMLADELGDYRQYVEQLRTITRSSGIQARMPYTIEIR encoded by the coding sequence ATGAGATCATTTTTTAAATATGTCTTAGCGACCGTGACCGGGATAACGATTGTTGTTATTTTGTTTTTTGTATTGATTATTGGCTTGGTGATGAGTACCATTAGCCAATCAAGCAGCAAAGATGCCGATGTGCCCTCCAATGCGGTGTTGTACGTTTCGCTGAATCACGATATAACAGAGCGTACTAGCGAAAATCCTTTGGAAGGCCTAAATATGCCGGGCTATGCCAGCACAAAGTCTTTGGGGTTGAACGATATTGTGGCGCGCATTGCAGCCGCAAAGACAGATAGCCGTATAAAAGGAATCTATCTAAATCCAAGTTACGTCAATACAGGGATGGCAAGTTTAAAGGAGATACATGATGCGCTGCAGGATTTTAAATCATCTGGAAAGTTTATCGTTGCATACAGTGATTCCTATACACAAAAGGCTTACTACTTGGCTTCGGTGGCCGACAAGATTTACCTGAATCCCGAAGGTAGTTTGGAGTTTAATGGTCTTTCAAGTTCTATTGCGTTTGTAAAAGAAGCGCTTCAAAAGCTGGGCGTAGAGATGCAGGTCGTTAAAGTGGGAACATATAAATCTGCTGTAGAACCTTTCCTGCTTAATGAAATGAGTCCCGCCAATCGGCTTCAGGTAACGTCTTACTTGGAAAGCATGTATGGATCCTTCTTGGAGAATATTGCCGAAGGCCGAAAAATTAGCGTGGATTCCTTGCGCTATGTGGCAGACAACTACTTGATCCGAAATGCGGAGGATGCGGTGAAGCACAAATTTGTAGACGGCAGATTGCATAAGGATGAACTGTTGACTGAAATTAAGAAACGACTGGGGGTAGAGGAGAAGAAGGATATTCCTGCGGTGTCGCTGTTGGACTATACGGGCGGAAGCACAAGTGAGCAAACGGGAGATCGAATCGCGGTAGTCTATGCTTATGGAGATATTGTGGACGGCGAGGGTAGCGATACAAATATCGGCGGCGACCGTTTCTCGAGGGAGCTTCGTAAGCTGCGTCGCGACGACCGTGTTAAGGCTGTGGTGTTACGTGTCAATTCCCCCGGAGGATCCGCTTTAGCTTCGGATATCATTGCGCGGGAGGTAGAGTTGACAAGGCAGGTGAAGCCTATCGTGGTATCTATGGGTGACTATGCGGCTTCAGGGGGATACTATATTTCTGCTTTGGCAGATTCTATTTTCGCGGAACGCGAAACTTTGACCGGATCCATCGGTGTGTTTGGGCTTATCCCGAATTTACAGGGACTTTTAAATAATAAATTGGGTGTGCATTTCGATGAAGTGAAGACGGGACGTTTTTCGGGGCTGATGTCTTCTCCGGATAAGCCGTTGACGGAGGAAGAACGTGCGATTATACAGGGAGATGTTAATCGGGTTTATAACACCTTTATCGGTAAGGTTGCGCAGGGGCGCAAGCTAAGTACAAATGCTGTGGATAGCATTGGGCAAGGCCGTGTATGGACGGGGCTTCAGGCGGAAGGCCATGGCTTGGTGGATGGTATCGGAGGTATAGACCGTGCTATTTCGGCTGCAGCAGCGAAAGCGAAATTAAAGAACTACAAGTTGGCCTATTATCCGACGGTTAAAGATCCTTTTTCTTCGATCTTAGGTACCTCTAAAGAGCGTATCAAGGCGTGGATGCTGGCAGATGAGCTCGGCGACTATAGGCAATATGTGGAGCAGCTTCGAACAATTACGCGCTCCTCGGGGATACAGGCAAGAATGCCTTACACCATCGAGATACGATAA
- the rho gene encoding transcription termination factor Rho, which yields MDINELNTKLVSELREIAKVLGIADVDKLRKQELIDRISVIAQQSIQEEHKEVAVAEDGERPRKRVRTLKTEPVAVTKRPSSDDVRTESPSPEESITRTAPATENTPAPAKVENSAPVLPTDFDNVIVNEGVLEIMPDGYGFLRSSDYNYLTSPDDIYVSQSQIKLFGLKTGDNVRGCIRPPKEGEKYFPLVRVEAINGQNPAEIRDRVPFDYLTPLFPDEKLNLDLGTGNHSTRIMDLFTPIGKGQRGLIVAQPKTGKTNLLKEVANAIAKNHPEVYLIILLIDERPEEVTDMARNVRAEVISSTFDEPADRHVKIANIVLEKAKRMVECGHDVVILLDSITRLARAYNTVAPASGKILSGGVDANALHKPKRFFGAARNIENGGSLTILATALTDTGSKMDDVIFEEFKGTGNMELQLDRKLANKRIFPAIDLTASSTRRDDLLVDRDTLQRMWVLRNHLADMNSNEAMEFLLTQMRGTKSNEEFLISMNG from the coding sequence ATGGATATTAATGAACTAAATACCAAACTCGTGTCGGAGTTACGCGAGATTGCAAAAGTATTGGGCATCGCTGATGTCGATAAACTACGCAAACAAGAGTTGATTGATCGTATTTCTGTTATTGCTCAACAATCTATTCAGGAAGAGCATAAGGAAGTAGCGGTGGCGGAGGACGGTGAGCGACCTAGAAAGCGTGTTCGCACGTTGAAAACAGAACCTGTCGCGGTAACGAAGCGTCCGTCTTCAGATGATGTTAGAACAGAAAGTCCATCGCCGGAGGAATCCATCACACGCACGGCACCTGCAACTGAAAACACTCCCGCACCAGCAAAAGTAGAAAATTCCGCTCCTGTACTTCCAACTGATTTTGATAACGTTATTGTAAATGAAGGTGTACTTGAAATCATGCCTGATGGTTATGGCTTCTTGCGGTCTTCAGACTACAATTATTTAACATCTCCGGATGATATTTATGTATCGCAATCACAGATCAAGTTATTTGGTTTGAAAACAGGCGATAATGTTCGCGGCTGTATTCGCCCTCCAAAAGAGGGGGAAAAATATTTTCCACTTGTTCGTGTAGAAGCTATCAATGGACAAAATCCAGCAGAGATTCGCGACCGCGTGCCTTTTGATTATTTGACACCATTGTTTCCTGATGAGAAGTTGAACCTTGATTTGGGTACGGGTAACCACTCTACACGTATCATGGATTTGTTTACTCCGATAGGTAAAGGACAACGTGGTTTGATTGTGGCACAACCAAAAACAGGTAAGACCAACTTACTGAAAGAGGTGGCTAACGCTATCGCTAAGAATCATCCGGAGGTTTACCTTATCATCTTATTGATTGATGAGCGTCCTGAGGAGGTTACCGATATGGCGAGAAATGTACGTGCGGAGGTTATTTCGTCCACATTTGATGAACCTGCTGATCGTCATGTTAAAATTGCTAATATTGTTCTTGAAAAAGCAAAGAGAATGGTAGAGTGTGGCCATGATGTTGTTATCCTTTTGGATTCTATCACGCGTTTAGCGCGTGCTTACAATACCGTTGCACCTGCATCGGGCAAGATTCTCTCGGGTGGTGTGGATGCGAATGCATTGCATAAACCTAAACGTTTCTTTGGTGCAGCGCGTAACATTGAAAATGGCGGATCATTGACGATCTTGGCAACGGCATTGACCGATACCGGATCGAAAATGGACGACGTGATCTTTGAAGAGTTTAAAGGTACGGGTAATATGGAGCTTCAATTGGATCGTAAGCTTGCCAACAAACGTATCTTCCCTGCTATCGACCTTACTGCTTCCAGTACGCGTCGTGATGATCTATTGGTTGATAGGGATACGCTTCAGCGCATGTGGGTGTTGAGAAACCACCTTGCCGACATGAATTCGAATGAGGCAATGGAGTTTTTGTTGACGCAAATGCGTGGAACAAAATCCAATGAAGAGTTTTTGATAAGTATGAATGGTTAA
- a CDS encoding N-acetylglucosamine kinase → MIIIADGGSTKTNWCLLDDSNKKIYFNTEGYNPYFVDSDYIVNSLKKGLPGDLPLDKIEEVNYYGAGVHNAEKAKIVEVAMQKVFPSARVEIGHDLLAAARALLGDQPGFAAILGTGTNTCIYDGNEITHNIDSAAYILGDEGSGSFIGKKLLTDFIRGLMPEDVAKSFFETYKLTPDEIMDNVYTKPLANRFCASFSKFVYDNNVNIQYTRKIVDDAFEAFFNNLVSKYPDYQNYTFNCIGSVGYNFRNVLEEKASHYNMKVGKILRSPIDDLVVFHINRVAKK, encoded by the coding sequence ATGATTATCATTGCGGACGGAGGATCAACGAAAACAAACTGGTGTTTGTTGGATGATTCAAACAAAAAAATATACTTTAACACAGAAGGATACAATCCTTACTTTGTTGACAGTGACTACATTGTTAATTCGCTAAAAAAAGGTCTCCCGGGAGATTTACCTTTGGACAAAATTGAGGAAGTGAATTATTATGGTGCAGGGGTGCACAACGCGGAAAAGGCAAAGATTGTGGAAGTAGCTATGCAAAAGGTATTTCCTAGTGCGCGCGTGGAAATTGGTCACGATTTGTTAGCAGCTGCTCGTGCGCTTTTAGGTGATCAACCGGGCTTCGCAGCAATCTTGGGAACAGGTACCAACACCTGTATCTATGATGGAAACGAGATCACACACAACATTGATTCAGCGGCTTACATCTTGGGAGACGAAGGAAGTGGAAGTTTTATCGGAAAAAAATTATTGACGGATTTCATTCGTGGATTAATGCCGGAAGATGTCGCCAAGTCCTTTTTCGAAACCTACAAGCTTACGCCTGATGAGATCATGGACAATGTGTACACAAAACCGCTAGCAAACAGATTTTGTGCAAGTTTCAGCAAATTTGTGTACGACAACAATGTAAACATTCAGTATACAAGAAAAATTGTTGACGATGCCTTCGAAGCATTTTTCAACAACTTGGTTAGCAAATACCCTGACTATCAGAACTACACTTTTAACTGTATCGGATCTGTAGGTTATAACTTCAGAAATGTATTGGAAGAAAAAGCAAGCCATTACAATATGAAGGTGGGCAAAATATTACGTTCGCCGATTGACGACCTCGTGGTATTCCATATCAATAGGGTTGCTAAGAAATAA
- the folK gene encoding 2-amino-4-hydroxy-6-hydroxymethyldihydropteridine diphosphokinase, producing MNDVFFLLGANLGEPLAQLRDAATALEKRVGTIKKTSSVYASAAWGVEDQPPFLNQVLLISTPLSARKVLQEIQQIENDLGRVRLQKWGARIIDIDILYYNNEVVDEEDLRIPHPYIGQRRFTLLPLVEIAPNYVHPTGQVTNQELLQSCEDHLPVQLLSAIE from the coding sequence ATGAACGATGTTTTTTTTCTCTTAGGCGCCAACTTGGGCGAGCCACTTGCTCAGCTTCGTGACGCAGCTACTGCGCTAGAAAAACGCGTGGGAACTATCAAAAAAACGTCTTCCGTTTACGCATCGGCCGCATGGGGCGTCGAAGATCAACCGCCATTTCTCAATCAGGTTCTACTCATTTCCACCCCGCTATCGGCAAGGAAAGTACTGCAAGAGATTCAACAAATAGAAAACGACTTAGGGAGGGTGCGACTACAGAAATGGGGAGCACGCATCATCGATATCGATATTTTGTATTACAACAACGAAGTCGTTGACGAGGAAGACCTCCGCATTCCACACCCCTACATCGGCCAACGCAGATTCACGCTGTTGCCACTCGTTGAAATAGCACCCAATTATGTTCATCCCACAGGTCAGGTAACGAACCAAGAACTTTTACAGAGCTGCGAAGACCACTTACCTGTACAACTATTATCTGCTATCGAATGA
- a CDS encoding Hpt domain-containing protein, translated as MTNNYTLIDPHVIQANLMQNSALITQFLQLYLVQIPVDLNALKEAMGSKDPVEISSKAHHIKPTMEYIGATSLRAELQELETAAKNGEDMQQLEKLFDIQLPQFDTLLVEIKDYLQQLS; from the coding sequence ATGACAAACAACTACACACTCATCGACCCACATGTAATTCAAGCCAATTTAATGCAGAACAGCGCACTGATAACGCAGTTTCTTCAACTTTATCTGGTGCAAATACCTGTAGATCTTAACGCATTGAAAGAGGCGATGGGCAGTAAAGACCCTGTAGAAATCTCCAGCAAGGCACACCATATTAAACCAACGATGGAATATATCGGAGCGACATCCCTGCGCGCTGAGCTCCAAGAATTGGAGACGGCAGCCAAAAATGGCGAAGACATGCAGCAGCTAGAAAAACTTTTTGACATACAGCTACCGCAGTTTGACACCCTTCTTGTAGAAATTAAAGATTACCTCCAGCAACTCTCTTAA